The Setaria viridis chromosome 9, Setaria_viridis_v4.0, whole genome shotgun sequence sequence CTATATATATAACAATTTAAATGATTGTGTCAATTTATGGCTCACAAATAATATGCCCAAAAATTAATTATATAACCTTCTAGGACCGGTATCCATGGCCCACCACCAGATTCAATCAAAGTGATTGTTGTGTGCTCAGACTCCACCAAGCACGCTGCAAAAGCAAAATATGTATAGGAATCAATCATACATTGCCATATCTTATAGCACAGAAAAAAACGAATCCATTGCAGATTGCAGGCCGCACATGCAAGCGTAGGCGCCTAGGCGGGTACGTGGCGTGCGAAGAGTGGCTACTTCGGTTTGGAGGGGCCGAGCGCGTGCCCAGGTGGGTGACACTGGCCTCGCTGCGGGCGACGTGCCGCGTGCGGACGGGCCGTGTGCATCTCCCATATTAACATCAACAAAATACACCAGGGTCTGAATACCTGTAAACAAAAGGATATGAGGCATATCAGATGGAGCAATATTGATATCCCTTTTTGCACACTGCAAACCGGTTTTGGTGATTATACCTGTAAACCAGTACTCTTGCCGATATACCTATAATTTACATGAATCAAAAAATGGCCCGATGTCATCGCAGAAGAAACTTGGTAATTCATAAACTGTTAGTACTGAAAAAAAGAGACAGAAATAAACATCAGTCACAACATTGAAAACATTGTGGCAACAATTTGTAGTTTCAACATTAAGCATTCACCTTTTACCTGAAGGATTGACTTGACAAATAGCACGTGGAGGTGATGCAACATTTTCGTGGATAGTACGATACCGCGTTTAATTTTAACTAGAGAAGGCAAGAATCATTGAATTGTAACTTTAGCATTCtacaaaaataaatgaaaagtgTAAGACATGCTCGAGTAATGACTATATTATCTGGTCTACGGTGTTAGAACCTCCTTGTATACTATATTCTTTGTATacgtgcttctttttttttccttatcatTTTGATTACCCTGGCCATTCCCTTTCttattagcatttttcttttccttctttttagcctcttcctcctctgcctctgCATTAGACAGGAGAGCGAGGATCTTGACATTCGTTCTGGCTGTGGCTCTAGACATAGCAACATACAACTGACCATGAGAGAACACAAGGTGGGGCAGGTACACACCCACATTTGGTATAGAGTTGAGCCTAATAGGGAACTGCTTCCTTTTAAATTGGAATGGGaacatctcatcatcagagGGGCACAATGCTATTCGAGAAAGGAAAACCCTCTTTCCAGCATGCTGTCCCAGCACAATTTTAGCATCGATCGAATTTCTTTGGAAGCCTCGAATCACCAGCCTTGTACCATTGCACAGTCCATTTGCAGGGTCAATATTCCTAAGCAATGTGATCGGGCAGCCGATCTTGAGCTTTAGCAAATGTGGAGGTAGCCCGTTGGGAGTCAATGTGTTAAGGAACTCCGACGGATAGTAGTTATGCAGATCATCAATCGCGGAGTTGAAACTATGGTACACCATCTTCCCACCCtggaacatgccgatcatcttcatatTAATATTGTCCACCCAATCATTACGTGTGGATAGAATCGCTCTGGAGGTGATGTAGTCCTTGGTCATGTTTGCATTGAGGTTTGGAAAGATGCATTCAATCAACCTGTCAAGATCTTTCTCAGAATCCTCAAAGTATGGGACATATATCGTCAGGACGACATACATCACCATCTCCGTTAACCTCCTCTGCGCCACCACCAATGCGTAGTAGATATTCCACAAACCACGGGTCACTTTGCACCCTCATGATGCGCATGAGCATAAGGTGGCGCATGGATTCCCAAAGATACGACCTCTGTATAGAAGCATCGACTATCTGAGCCCTGGATCCTTTCCGTACAACAGGGAGGACCTGTCTGAAATCCCCACCAAAGATTATAGTCTTCCCACCGAACGGCAGATCCTGCCGGCCCATTATATCATGTAGGCTGTTGTCTAGGGCTTCCACAGCTTGCCTCTTTGTCATAGACGCCTCGTCCCAAATGATGAGAGACCCTTGCTGCAGCAGCTTTGCAGTACCACTCTGTTTGGTGAAACTACAACAACTACCATCCTCAAGAGTAAGGCGTATCTTAAAACGTGAGTGGGCCATCCTCCCACCAAGCATTATAGACTTGCGACACCAGATGTAGCTGTAGCAACGGCAAGCTTGTTCTGACTATGAAGGGTTCCGAGAAGTGCCCTGTACAAAAATGTATTTCCCGTGCCACCAGGTCCATCCACAAAGAACAAACCGCCTTGTTCGGTGTCGACATTGGACATTATCTCTTCGTAGGAAGCCCTCTGCTCCTCATTTAGGGAATCAGATAGTCCCACATCTTTTGAATTCTGGTCAATGCTTGCCTCCTCAAATATCCCGCGAGGGATACCACTAGCGTTGTCATATGCGTCGTCAATTTTTGGGAGAGGGAACGACCTTATGTCCTTCCCCATTGATTGCAACATATTCCTAATGTCAATCAAAACTATCTGTTCCACCATATTTGGGTTTGGATTGTTGCGCCTGTAGTCTTCTGACATTGCATCAAGGTATTTTGTCCACAACCCAAACACATCATTCAGCTTGCAGAATACCAATATTGTCGTGAATAACCTACGCAATGAGGATGGCATATGGAACAAACTATTTTCAGTAAGACACTCATCGAGTGTATTATCTTCTTCGATTAGGCCTCGCCTCTCCGCAGCTTCACGGAAGAAGGGCAGGAACACACCGTCAACAGTCCTCAGGTCCCTGTATGAAGTAGCCCTAGCAACATGGTTTAGGAGAACATGAAGAAAGTAGCGGTCCCTCAGCCAGATGAGCCGATACGAGTCTCATGACCTAGGATACAACGTTTTTCCTTAGTTTCCAAAATTTACCATTAGACTCCCAAGTATAATGCTCCAAAAAGTCATGGTACAAGATTCCTCGAGCTTCCTCATGAAGCCTGTTGTAGTCAAAGTACGCTGTCAGCATTGACTCGTCGGCACCTAGACGCTTGACAACCCATTTGATCTTGTCCCATTTATGATATGTAACCATATGCATGTCGGGAAGATGAAGCTGTAGCTGCTGCACTGGTGGATGGTTCTTGTTTAAGTCAATGTCGTATATCCTCCACATCGCTTCTGGAGGTGTCGCCTACCGGGCCTCTCTGTACTGCGTGATCTCATCAACGTTTTCCTTGTCATCTTTTTTTCCAGCCTCCCTAATAGCCACAGACACTCTGTCATGGCCCTTATATATGTACTTGAATAGGTATTTCATGGATTTAATGCTACTACATGCCTCAACATTGATGTGGCAATTGAAAGTACGCAGTAGGTATGGGTTGTATGGGACGACCCACTGATTGTCCAGGATGTGACCTCGCATTATTTCCTTATGACCATCATCGTGTTGCCGATAGATGGGGTACGAATCCTTACCTTGCGACGTTGAATCGCAGAATGGCCATAGGTAACGCTTCTTGCATGAAGTACGTCCCCTTGTGCATGGACATAATGGATTTAGCATCCCGCAGGGGCCATACATCATATGCTTCGTCACCATCCTGTAGAGGTTAGGGTACTTCTTCTTGTTTGGTAGCTCAGCAGAGATAAGTAGGTTATTGTGACgactgaccccaaatctctcgagttaatcttaatccgagttcCTCATCCCCCTACCTCAGCTTCCCGAgttgaagtgctcaacctccagtccgatcccgacccctgggAATCCGATCCCTCTCCGCTggcccccagttccgaccccaccgaccccaactcacccgccggatccttctaagtcttcccacaacgcctcccttcaatctgagcagtggaccaaccgagactgactggtggacccacaaaatctttccctCAGATCTCCcgagacagacgcactcgagtggcatgcccgcttcagagttcctccgccgcgtggctcaacttctctgacccccgccgctccgccccgtcgccggccgcgaccggatgtatatccgcgcccccttccccaatcgcagcggaagctcctctgctaccctttctgcagcgtctcgcggctcgcgcccatcatcacctcgccggaccccccggctgcggagcccgatgcctcccgtcttttccgccgcctctccaccgtcgcgccgccccagatgcgctacacgacgattcctcctccgccaaccccgaccccggccgcgacagctcctttctcGCCTTGTCAGAGCTGCGCCCCGATAGTCTGTTGcttcacgctcgcccgcgcgaccgcagcccgcctgccttctcacctgtgcgccctcgcttctagcacTGTTCCCTCGGTCAcgtccatcagatccaccgcacgacgacgcccgcctccgtcaaatctcaaccaccggcaaaaccgcgcctgcgccgccctgtctctggtgcccaatgaccgacgGTGTCACCTCCGAAGTCCTGCACCGCCACCCTGCTACTCAATCGCCGCCTGGGCAgtgcactccatcgcttcttcccagTCTTCGcgctgctccaactctctctctctttcgcacagctataaaagggaatgccagagtcccgccggagtccccttcgccatcgctgccctcccaccTTGCTCTCTGTTCAtgctcaaagcgctaccgcctaagtccttgaggaactctcctctccgctccacgcccGCCCTTCCAATCCACCCCGCCGCttactcctccgcgctgtgcaagagcttgcttgtttccacaagaagcgccgccgccgctgccggagcaccgccaggcatcgccgctgcaagtcttagtgctccagttcctccgcccaagtctgctccttcccgaccccaagcttcacctgtgaaccgaaggtaagctgccgaccccttttccgcctcgtccgaccccttctgttcgtccgacccttttatgCTCGTCCGACCCTATCCGTTCGACCGACctctttctccgtctcgcccgaccctgtctatttcgccgaccctttctccgcctcgcccgagggctcggctgtatcctttttctagacccgagggtatatgtgtaaagatttggagacttctctacgttaagtctgaggacccccagcacatctattcttctagtctaagggtcagatcataagttccttcccctccgacccttatatcttgatctccaccaactcaagtgaacttcctcacTGATTCCGTAGCCTTGCTACGAAGTTTCTAAGCTAAAActcgcaagtgttgctattgtaaTAATCATCTAAATGCTGaccccctgcattgcattttgtgtagcgttgcatctcgccgacgacTTCTACGAgatgcacccggcgccagaagacgaagctgcaaccgagctcccgcttccaaaagccgaagccgcccccgcagaagaccccttcccttcctcctcattTGAAGGCAAActccggagcatgaacccagtttttcccaaacttgcgcatgccttttCCATCTTgttttgtgcatttatgtataggtgTTGTTTGAAATCGTAGattgcatgacttagtttcccttgagttgaacactagtctgttgggtccgagtagttgctatgcttaatagGGAGCGGTAAAAgacgagtgatctcctgtcactcgcgagttgtaggagttggttgttttccttctatcacaactataaggacgatggacggggcagggttttggttaactctttggtggtcggctgatcgcctcgtctgtctatgaaacttattaaggcccgacagtggtggtgtttgtgatcaagtgtttgaaagtactaacctcatactcagtatgggatgaggaagccgagtaccggattgaacctagacgtgagcggtcgccccattgtccttggaacagagtttcccctgcggccgcacgtggtggcaagtgtggtcacagaacggcagaggccgggtctgtggaacattgcaccaaaggaaatgggcccgacacgggttagggaattgatgtggaaggccgacacaggaagcgaccctcggtggtgcgcggatgtcgtgaggttaggttcaccatgcatgggtaaagaactcgaatcgattcgtctgcctctcacagtttgagactacttgatcgctatgctaccctgagtaagaaaggaacatgatgatgacatggttttgatgatgatgttatatacccttggttggttctatgtttgcttaaagtaagttgccaacttagatCGATTAAggaacctagaatctgagctaaaacttgaaaagaaggatctacatagtgcttttggcaaacaaacccctcagccaaaaagccttgcatgcctAGAAGTGATGGAGTAACTTActcccgtcggttaagtcttgttgagcttagtagctcagccttgttgtggcttttctttttcaggtgaagttgctgctcccgagtcctcccctgttggcacttggccgccccaattccctccgggttggatggtcgagtgggatccctcctcggacggcgaggagagggatcattgacgtcttggcaggcctcaccaaggacgttcgaccccgacgaagtagcttccgctcgttttTGCCTTCTGTCTATTtcgtttgaaccttgtaaaactctaatgttgtttgttgttgaactaaaatggtcaatttgtttaacttggtggacttgttgtattctctggaaccactcaccttcgtgtgggttttgctaaacttggtcctgtcaaagtggttaaatcggaggaaatccgacggcatctcgagttagcccgattaaggccgagtgtcgcatgttaggcgacttaaccgtgccttgatttagctaatccgaggtggatccgccacagttaTACTATTCAGGACCCGTGATCTTGTACTTCCTTTGCATTATTAGCAAAAAGTGTGCATGCGGTAAGCCCCTCCTCTGGAACTCCATGACATATACACATGCACGAACCTTTCCAAGTATGTCCTTTTCCATCAACATCCTCTTGAGCTCCTCCAACTTCGCCCTGAACACTTGAGTTACAAGATTTGGACGGTCCTGTGGACTCTGACCGGGATAAAGCTCATTCTTGATCTCATCCCAATTAGGATTGCATGTCATTGTGAGGAAGATATCTGGTTTACCAAACTTTCGCACTAGAGCCATCGCATCCATGTACCGACGCCTCATATTACGGGGCCCTCCGATGAAAGTCGGCGATAGCATAGTACGCTTACCAACCTCATCAGCGTCTTCCACCCCCGTACACCAGCTGTCAACCAAACCTTGGTATAGGTCAGCCCTAAGAATATCCTGATTATTGCGGATGTAGTCTAGAGCGAGCTTTCGATCATGACATAGGTGTCGATGAAAAACTGCTGGAATAGATGCTTGCCGAATAGTATTGATTAAAAATCCTAGACCGCATCTGGAATTTGTAGCAATAGTAATCATGCACGGAGACACATTTATTTCCAGCAGACCATCCTCTTTACCAAATGATCCTATGTTATGGTAGATTTGGCCATAGGCACGAAATGTGTAAATTCCACAGTTTCACATATCGGTGGTCACACGATCAAGTTTACAATATAGAGAAGTGAAAGAGAAGTGGCCATTGAAATGTCTGATGTTTGCACGGAAATGCCTAGCATCAGCGTCCGAGCTCGACCAAAGTCTCACAAGTTCTGGTGGTGTCTCAGGGGTAGAAAGATGAATCTTTCCACTAAGACAATAGAATCCAGGTGGCTTGGACTCAAACTTCTTTGCATTGGCTTGAGCATGTGCATCTCATCAGGGATATTGGCATAAACTGCATCGTATGGATGCGGTACATCGGGTTTGTTGGGATCTTCATTAGCTGTCTCGAGATCTACATCCTCATCAGCATCCCAATCATCACCTTCTAATAATTAGCATGAGTATGAAGTGTTAGATTTTAGAAATAAGATAACTCAAGTGTTAGATTTACAGCCTTTTCTAAATCATGCTCCATAAAAAGTATGGTATCATCCGCATACTGTAAGATGGAAACCCCTCCCTCCACCAAATGAGGTATTAGGCTCCCAATTTGGCTATCCTCCTTAGCACGAGAGATAAGGATAGCCAACATATCAGCAATGATGTTGAAAAGCATTGGAGACAACGGATCACCTTGTCTTAATCCTTTTCTTGTTTGGAAATAATGGCCAATGTCATCATTTACCTTTACTCCAACACTACCACCTTGCACGAATTTTTTGATCCATTCACACCATAGCGGATCAAAACCCTTCATGCGAAGTACTTGCTGCAGAAAAGGCCATTTCACCTTATCATATGCCttttcaaaatcaattttgaaaagcACACCATCTAACTTCTTACGAGCTCATGAATGGTTTCATAGAGAATGACCACACCTTCAGGAATGTGTCGTCCTGGCATAAAGGCAGTTTGTGTAGGTCTAATCACCTTATGTGCCAAGTTCGTAATGCGATTAGTAGCTACTTTAGTGAAAATTTTGAAGCTAACATTCAGAAGACAAATTGGTCTTTATTGTTGAATTTGCACCGCATTCTCTTTCTTAGGTAAAAGAGTAATCACCCCGAAATTCAATTTGAACAAAGGTAACTCTCCAGTTTTTAATTGGCCAAAAAGTGCTATTAGATCATTTTTTATGACATCCCAAAATGATTGATAAAACTCCGTCGGAAACCCATCTGGTCCTGGAGCCTTATTATGCTCCATTTGAGAAATAGCATAAAAAACTTCTTTCTTAGTAAAATTAGCTGTTAGAAGCATATTCTCTTCAGCCGACAGTTGAGGGATATCATCAATGTGCTCCTCCATCAAAGAGAAACTATTTTTTCAGGCTCACCAAAGAGTCTTTTGTAATAATCTGAAATATAAACTTTTAAATTCTCTTCACCCTGAATGGTTCCTTCATCTTGCTCTAATTGgaagattttctttttttgatgtTTTCCATTTGCAATAAGGTGGAAATATTTAGTATTGTTCCCACCTTCTTGAACATGTTTAACCTTAGCGCGTTGAGCCCATTTAGTCTCTTCATCACGTCTAAGTTTGTTCATGTGATCATTCACATCTTTTAATCTATCCTTTTCTATCCATTCAAAGGACAAATTTCAGCTTTAATATTCAACTCATCAATTATGGATAAtaatctttctttctcttttttgtatTTTCCACTTAGATTCTTGGCCCATCCTTTCAAGAATCGACACAAGTGCCTAATTTTATTCTGCCATCGCTGAATGGGAGTATATCCAACCGATATCGAATTCCACTCCACTTCTATCATCTCATAAAAACCATCTTGTTGCAGCCAGGATAGTTCAAAGGAGAATCTAGCCTTATTTCCTAAATGAGCGTGGTGACCAGAATCAATTAGCAGCGGTGTATGGTCAGAACCCGAGCGTGTTAACGCGCGCACCGAAACTAAAGGAAATTTTTTTCCCATTCTACACTTGCAAGAATACGATCCAGCTTTTCATAAGTTGGTGTGTCCCTACGATTGGCCCATGTAAATTGCCGACCAAAGAGAACAATTTCTCCAAGATCAAGACTCTCAATTATTGCATTAAAAACAAAGGGCCATCGAGGATTAAAATTATTATTGCTTTTTTCCTCCCTCTTTGCGCAAGATGTTGAGATCACCTCCTAACAACATAGGAAGTGATTCCGTCTCACACATCCGCACCAGCTCAGACAAAAACTCAGGCTTGTGTGAATCTTGTGTGGCTCCATACACCGGCAGAAAGACCCACTCAAAACCATCATGCTTACAACGAATGTGCAGTTTAACACAAAATTCTCCGGTCACAACATTCTTGATTTGAAGAGTTTCTGTATTAATGCCCACTAAAATGCCACCAGACCGCCCATGTGGCGGTAAACAAAGCCAAATAAAATCTTTCCCGGCAGCAAGACTATTTAGAAACGAAACTGCAAAATTAGATCTACCCGCGCGATAAAATCTAACCCATGTTCTCTTATTGACtctttaacaaaaaaaatgttttccaGGATCACGAAAACCATCACTATTCCATGTCATCCCTTTTAGTCCTGCCATTAGGAGTAAGTTTTTTTATTGTGCTTCTTCGCACATTTGTCTTATCATAAGACTTTCGTCTACGAGAACGAACCACCTTCTTATTTTGAG is a genomic window containing:
- the LOC140221188 gene encoding uncharacterized protein, with translation MVMYVVLTIYVPYFEDSEKDLDRLIECIFPNLNANMTKDYITSRAILSTRNDWVDNINMKMIGMFQGGKMVYHSFNSAIDDLHNYYPSEFLNTLTPNGLPPHLLKLKIGCPITLLRNIDPANGLCNGTRLVIRGFQRNSIDAKIVLGQHAGKRVFLSRIALCPSDDEMFPFQFKRKQFPIRLNSIPNVGVYLPHLVFSHVLTVYELPSFFCDDIGPFFDSCIQTLVYFVDVNMGDAHGPSARGTSPAASVLGGV
- the LOC140221189 gene encoding uncharacterized protein, producing MWRIYDIDLNKNHPPVQQLQLHLPDMHMVTYHKWDKIKWVVKRLGADESMLTAYFDYNRLHEEARGILATSYRDLRTVDGVFLPFFREAAERRGLIEEDNTLDECLTENSLFHMPSSLRRLFTTILVFCKLNDVFGLWTKYLDAMSEDYRRNNPNPNMVEQIVLIDIRNMLQSMGKDIRSFPLPKIDDAYDNASGIPRGIFEEASIDQNSKDVGLSDSLNEEQRASYEEIMSNVDTEQGGLFFVDGPGGTGNTFLYRALLGTLHSQNKLAVATATSGVASL